One window from the genome of Thermus sediminis encodes:
- the surE gene encoding 5'/3'-nucleotidase SurE: MRILVANDDGIFSPGIKALGLAMRALGEVYVVAPDVEQSAVGHGITVRRPLRFKHTASAGFGEIPAYRVDGTPADCVVLGVHLLGRPDLLVSGINIGVNLGLDLTHSGTVAAALEGTSLGIPSLAFSLDTSREDLDFAQAALWATRLARLVAERGLPKGVLLNVNFPAGTPKGALVTRLSTHRIEDTVVERLDPEGRPYYWIAGVPVGEEEEGTDLWAVRRGYISVTPVSLDFTATAFLPEVARWLQEL, translated from the coding sequence ATGCGCATCCTGGTCGCCAACGACGACGGCATCTTCTCTCCCGGCATCAAGGCCCTAGGCCTGGCCATGCGGGCCCTGGGGGAGGTCTACGTGGTGGCCCCAGACGTGGAGCAGTCGGCGGTAGGCCACGGGATCACCGTGCGCCGCCCCTTGCGCTTCAAGCACACCGCTAGCGCCGGCTTCGGGGAGATCCCCGCCTACCGGGTGGACGGCACCCCCGCGGACTGCGTGGTCCTGGGGGTCCACCTCCTGGGGCGGCCGGACCTTTTGGTCTCCGGCATCAACATCGGGGTGAACCTGGGCCTGGACCTCACCCACTCGGGCACCGTGGCCGCGGCCCTCGAGGGCACCTCCTTGGGCATCCCCTCCCTGGCCTTCAGCCTGGACACCTCCCGCGAGGACCTGGACTTCGCCCAGGCCGCCCTTTGGGCCACACGCCTGGCCCGGTTGGTGGCGGAGAGAGGGCTTCCCAAAGGGGTCCTCCTCAATGTGAACTTCCCCGCGGGCACCCCCAAGGGCGCCTTGGTTACCCGCCTCTCCACCCACCGCATTGAGGACACCGTGGTGGAGCGCCTGGACCCTGAGGGCAGGCCCTACTACTGGATCGCGGGCGTCCCGGTGGGGGAGGAGGAGGAGGGCACGGACCTTTGGGCCGTGCGCCGGGGCTACATCTCCGTGACCCCGGTGAGCCTGGACTTCACCGCCACCGCTTTTTTACCGGAGGTGGCCCGCTGGCTTCAGGAGCTTTAG
- a CDS encoding SAM hydrolase/SAM-dependent halogenase family protein, which translates to MRPVYFLSDFGLEDPYATIVQAVLEARAPGLRVVHLAHGLPPGDLRRAAYALFQAIPYLPEGAVLLAVVDPGAGTARRAIAAWGRRLYVGPDNGLFTLAWLLDPPERAFLLENPAPPKPQGVKPLPGWRPGAHTFHGRDLFAPAAAHLALGLPPEALGPEVPGETLNRLPLVLSPGPLGEVLTFDRFGNAVTTLLAAPLGGWVEVAGRRLRVLRTFGEAQEGEALAYLGSAGLLEIAINRGSAREALGLREGMPVRLL; encoded by the coding sequence ATGCGCCCCGTCTATTTCCTTTCGGACTTCGGCCTGGAGGACCCCTACGCCACCATAGTCCAGGCCGTCCTGGAGGCCCGGGCCCCTGGGTTGCGGGTGGTTCACCTGGCCCACGGCCTGCCCCCGGGGGACCTGCGCCGGGCCGCCTACGCCCTCTTCCAAGCGATCCCCTATCTGCCCGAGGGGGCGGTCCTCCTGGCGGTGGTGGATCCCGGGGCGGGCACGGCGAGGCGGGCCATCGCCGCCTGGGGAAGGCGCCTCTACGTGGGCCCCGACAACGGCCTCTTCACCCTGGCCTGGCTCCTGGACCCGCCAGAAAGGGCCTTTCTTCTGGAAAATCCCGCCCCTCCCAAGCCCCAGGGGGTAAAGCCCCTTCCCGGCTGGCGCCCTGGGGCGCACACCTTCCACGGCCGCGACCTTTTCGCCCCCGCCGCGGCCCACCTGGCCCTGGGCCTACCCCCGGAGGCCCTGGGCCCCGAGGTCCCGGGGGAAACCCTAAACCGCCTTCCCCTCGTCCTGAGCCCCGGGCCTTTGGGGGAGGTCCTCACCTTTGACCGCTTCGGCAACGCCGTCACCACCCTCCTCGCCGCCCCCCTGGGGGGGTGGGTGGAGGTGGCGGGGAGGCGGCTTAGGGTCCTCCGCACCTTTGGGGAGGCCCAAGAGGGGGAAGCCCTGGCCTACTTGGGGAGCGCCGGCCTTCTGGAAATCGCCATCAACCGGGGAAGCGCCCGGGAGGCCCTGGGCCTTCGGGAGGGGATGCCCGTCCGCCTCCTCTAA
- a CDS encoding tetratricopeptide repeat protein, protein MRLIWGLGFLLGLLSLAQGAEDYYARCARLYAQGALESAQATCELALVSDPTHRPSLRLLARIHLEKGEAARAEGYLERLGEDPEAPLLQARLLLVRGRPGEVLKLPLTQSPEGRLLRARALEALRRYEEALGEAQGLPPTPEVRLLLSRLHLALGNPELGLVALGFTLEEQLERGRLLFLTGRPQETAALLEDLLPQLATRPELQRQALSTLVLAYLGQGDLARGRAALAQLSGLENLPGLLLSYAWPWLLALLAFLVLSLLGESRIEPLRTVELVDNPMPGPGSLYLFLLLALLLALGFAAFLGQTLFANALALVTPYQRDQILPSFYLAYGLLLFLGLLLWQRRRLPQVLGPLEGFVEGFWVGPALVLLLFAYGAARDSVSLPTLPLNLLAFLGLALMEPFFRGLAPLVLRERYRDLAPYLVPLLFALAVPGPTLLLFLLGAGLLLVKERMGGVLGLSLGWVVAGVVLSLLPAPWLRLL, encoded by the coding sequence ATGAGGCTTATCTGGGGGTTGGGGTTTCTCTTGGGCCTCCTGAGCCTGGCCCAGGGGGCCGAGGATTACTATGCCCGCTGCGCGCGCCTGTATGCGCAAGGAGCTCTGGAGAGCGCCCAGGCCACCTGCGAGCTGGCCCTGGTGAGCGACCCCACCCACAGGCCTAGCCTCCGCCTCCTTGCCCGGATCCATCTAGAAAAAGGGGAGGCCGCCCGGGCGGAGGGCTACCTGGAGCGGCTGGGGGAGGACCCGGAGGCCCCGCTTTTGCAAGCCAGGCTCCTCCTCGTAAGAGGAAGGCCCGGGGAGGTGCTCAAGCTTCCCTTGACCCAGTCCCCGGAGGGAAGGCTGCTTAGGGCTAGGGCCCTCGAGGCCCTAAGGCGCTACGAGGAGGCCCTGGGGGAGGCCCAAGGCCTGCCCCCCACCCCCGAGGTCCGGCTCCTCCTCTCCCGGCTCCATCTGGCCTTGGGAAACCCCGAGTTGGGCCTCGTTGCCTTGGGCTTCACCCTAGAGGAACAGCTGGAGCGGGGCCGCCTCCTCTTCCTCACGGGGAGGCCCCAGGAGACGGCGGCCCTTTTGGAAGACCTCCTCCCTCAGTTGGCCACTAGGCCCGAGCTCCAGCGCCAAGCCCTCTCCACCCTGGTCCTGGCCTACCTGGGCCAGGGGGACCTGGCCCGGGGGCGGGCAGCCTTGGCCCAGCTTTCGGGACTGGAAAACCTCCCGGGCCTCCTCCTCTCCTACGCTTGGCCCTGGCTCCTGGCCTTGTTGGCCTTTCTGGTCCTGAGCCTTTTGGGAGAAAGCCGCATCGAACCCCTGCGCACCGTGGAGTTGGTGGATAACCCGATGCCGGGGCCGGGGAGCCTCTACCTCTTCCTCCTCCTCGCCCTCCTCCTGGCCCTGGGCTTCGCTGCCTTCCTGGGCCAGACCCTCTTCGCCAACGCCCTGGCCCTCGTCACCCCTTACCAGCGGGACCAGATCCTGCCCAGCTTCTACCTCGCCTATGGTCTCCTCCTCTTCCTGGGGCTTCTCCTTTGGCAAAGGAGGCGGCTTCCCCAGGTCCTGGGCCCCCTCGAGGGCTTTGTGGAAGGGTTCTGGGTAGGGCCCGCCCTGGTCCTCCTCCTCTTCGCCTACGGGGCAGCGCGGGATTCCGTGAGCCTCCCCACCCTTCCCCTGAACCTCTTAGCCTTCCTGGGCCTGGCCCTCATGGAGCCCTTCTTCCGGGGCTTGGCCCCTCTCGTCCTCCGCGAGCGCTACCGGGACCTGGCCCCCTACCTCGTCCCCCTCCTCTTCGCCCTGGCCGTCCCCGGGCCCACGCTCCTCCTCTTCCTCCTGGGAGCAGGGCTCCTCCTGGTCAAGGAGCGGATGGGAGGCGTCCTGGGGCTTTCTCTGGGCTGGGTGGTGGCAGGGGTGGTGCTCTCCCTTCTGCCTGCCCCCTGGCTCCGCCTCCTTTAG